The Armatimonadota bacterium genomic interval CGAATCCGTGGTCGGGCGCCTCGCCGCCGGCGGGTACGAGCGGGTGTCGCTGGTCCAATCGCAGGGCGCGTTCGCGGCGCGCGGCGGCATCGTGGACGTCTACCCGCCCGGGTCTGAGTACCCGGTGCGGATCGAGTGGTTCGGCGACGTGATCGAGTCCATCCGCGTCTTCGACGTGCAGACGCAGCGGTCCGAAAGGCGGCAGGACTCCGTTGCGATCCCGCCGGCGGCCGAGCCGGAGGGCGACCTGTGCGTGGTGGACCTGCTCCCCGACGGCGCCCTGCTCGTGCTCGACGAGCCGGTCGAACTCGAACACCAGGCGCACTCGGTGCACCGCGCCGCCCTGGAGGTCGAGCGGCAGCTGTGGGAGCGGGGTGTGGCCCCGCTGCCGTATCTGTCCTGGAACGAGATCCGTGAACGCGCCCGGCGGTTGCGGGTGCTCCCTGTTTCCGCGCTGCACGGGCCGCCGGAAGGGCAACCGGGGCTGGCGCTGGCAGCCGGGGCCGTCGACCCGTTCGCGGGGCAGGTCGGGTCTTTGGCCCAGGAGGTCCAGCGTTGGCAGAGGTCCGGACAGCGCGTCGTCGTCGCCAGCGCCCAGGCCCACCGGGTCGCCGAAGTGCTGGCCGACCACGGAGTGGCGGTGGACACCGCGCCGGACTTGGATGCGCCGCCGGCCCCCGGATCCGCCGTCGCCGTGCCCATAGCGCTGTCCGGCGGCTTTCGCATCGCCGACGTCGGTCTGGTCGTCGTCACCGACGCGGAGGTCCTGGGCTGGCGCCGTCGCCGCCGGAAGTTCCGCGTCGCCAAGGAAGGCGCGATCTTGCGCTCGTGGACCGACGTCCGACCCGGCGACCTGGTGGTGCACGTCCACCACGGGATTGGACGCTTCGTGGGGGTCACCCGCAAGGCGATCGACGGCGCCGAGCGCGACTACCTCCACCTGGCGTACGCGGAGGGCGATGCGCTGTACGTGCCGACCGACCAGATCGGGCTCGTCCAGCGGTACGTCGGCGTCGAAGGCGCCGAGCCACGCATCCACCGTCTGGGCACCGCCGAGTGGGACCGCGAGAAGCGAAAGGTGCGGGAGGCGACACAGCAGATCGCGCGCGAGCTGTTGGAGATCTACGCGCGTCGCGAGATGGCCCGCGGGCACGCCTTCGCCCCGGACAGCCCGTGGCAGCGCGAACTGGAGGCCAGCTTCCAGTTCGAAGAGACACCGGACCAGTGGCAGGCGATCCAGGACGTCAAGCGCGACATGGAGGCGCCGAAACCGATGGACCGACTCGTCGCCGGCGACGTCGGCTACGGAAAGACTGAGGTGGCGCTGCGGGCGGCCTTCAAGGCGGTGATGGACGGCAAGCAGGTGGCCGTCCTGGTCCCGACCACGCTGCTGGCCCAGCAGCACTACGGTGTGTTCGCCAGCCGGTTTGCCGCCTTCCCCGTGCGCGTGGAGATGGTCAGCCGGTTCCGGTCGCCCCAACAGACGCGCGCGGTCCTCGATGGCCTGCGCACCGGTGAGGTGGATGTCGTCATTGGCACCCACCGGTTGCTGCAGAAGGACGTGCGGTTCCGCGATCTGGGACTCGTGATCATCGACGAGGAGCAGCGGTTCGGGGTCCGGCACAAGGAACGCCTCAAGCAACTGCGCGCAAGCGTGGACGTGTTGACCCTGACGGCCACGCCGATCCCTCGGACGCTGCACATGTCCCTGGTGGGCTTGCGGGACATGTCCGTGATGGAGACGCCACCGGACGCACGCCAGCCGATCCGTACGGTGATCGAGGAGGACGACGACGCGATCGTCCAGGAGGCCATCCGCCGCGAGATGAGCCGCGGGGGGCAGGTCTACGTCGTGCACAACCGCGTGCAGACGATCGAGCGCGCGGCGCGGCGGATTCAGGCGATTGTGCCCGACGCGCGGGTGGCGATCGCGCACGGGCAGATGCCCGAAGCGCGGCTGGAGAAGGTCATGGTGGACTTCGTGGGTGGCCGTTACGACGTGTTGGTCTGCACGACGATCGTCGAGATCGGGATCGACATCCCGCAGGTCAACACCATCATCGTCCAGGACGCCCACCAGATGGGACTGGCGCAGCTGTACCAGTTGCGGGGTCGCGTCGGGCGGGCCGACCGTCAGGCGTACGCGTACTTGGTGTACCCACGCGGGGTGCGTCTCACGGAGGAGGCCGCAGCGAGGTTGCAGGCGATGCGAGAATTCGTGGAGCTGGGCAGCGGCCTGCGGCTGGCCATGCGCGATCTGGAGATCCGCGGCGCCGGGAACCTGCTGGGCCCCGAGCAACACGGACACGTGGCGGCGGTCGGCTTCGACCTGTATACTCGGCTGTTGGATGAAGCGATCCGGCGGCTGCGCGGCGAGTTTGTCGAGGAGGCGCCGGATCCGGTGATCGAACTGCGCCTGCCGGCGTTCCTCCCGGAGTCGTACATCCCGGACGAACCGCAGCGTCTGAGCGTGTACCGACGCCTGGCGGCGCTGCGTTCGTCCGAGGAGGCGGCGGCGCTGCGCGACGAGCTGCGTGACCGCTACGGTGCGCCGCCCGAGCCGGTCACGAACCTGATCGAGATCGCGACGCTGCGGGAGCACGCGCGCGCGGTGGGTGCGGTTTCGGTGACCCAAGGGCCGCGCGGGGTCTTGATCCGCATGCGCGGCGGACTGTCGCCTCGGGAGAAGACCTGGCTGCCCGTGGAGTTCCGCGGACGGGTGCGCGCGGTGCCGGAGGGATTGCTGCTCACCGACGCTGCGGATGCGTTGGCGGTGCGTGCCGTCCGCGACGTCCTGGACGCGCTCGCCCGTCTGCGGCAGCAGGGCCGCGTCGGTTCGGAGCGCTTGCCGGCCGGCGGCATCCGGGCGTGAGGTCCGGTTGCCGCACCCGTGGCCGCGCAGCGGATCGTAGATGCAGAAGCACGCGTCCGGCGCACGAGGGGACGGTCTTGGCCTTGGGGCGGCGCGAACGACGGACGTGAGAGGAGAGTCCGATGAGGAACCCCCTGGGAAGCCTTCTGAGAAACCGGACGGCGTGGGTGGCCTCGGTGCTCGCGCTGGCCCTGGTGGTGGGCGCGACGGTCGTCGCAGTGCGCGCACTGCGGCCCCGCAGCGCGGTCGCGGCGACGGTCAACGGCGAACCGATCTACACCGCCGAGGTGGACCGGTACGTGCGGGAAATCGGCCAGCAGTACGGGATCGACTTCACGCAGGGAGAGGGTCCCAAGCAGAGGAAGGAACTCGCCGACAGCATCCTCGACCAGCTCATCGACCGCGCCCTGATTCTGCAGGAGGCGCGCAGGCGCAATCTGCTCGCTTCGGACACCGACGTCGACGCCCGAGTCGCCGAGATCCGTGGAAGCTTCCCCTCCCAGGCCGACTTCGAGAGCGCGCTCAAGGTGCGGGGTCTGTCGGTGGCCGACCTGCGGGACCGCATCCGGTTCGACCTCACCGCCCAGAAGCTGATCGCGGGCATCAGCCAGCCGCAGGTCAGCGAGGCGGAGGTCAGGCAGTACTTCGCCCAGAACCGCTCGACGTTCGACCAGCCCGCTCAGGCCCGCGTCCGGCACATCCTCGTCAAGACGGAATCGGAGGCGCGCATCGTGCTGGCGAGACTGCGTGCCGGAGAGGACTTCGCCGCCGTGGCCAGGGAACTGAGCCAGGACCCAGGCAGCAAGGACCAGGGAGGGGAACTCGGCCCGATCCAGCGGGGACAGACCGTGCCCGAGTTCGACCGGGCGGCGTTCTCCCTGCCCGTCGGCCAGATCAGCGACCCGGTGAAGACGTCCTTCGGGTACCACATCCTGCAGGTCCAGGAGAGGACCGCGGCGAAGCCGGCCACCCTGGAAGGCGCGCGGGAGCAGATCGTCCGGGTGCTCACAGACCGCAAGCGGCGCGCGGCGTTCGAAGCGTGGCTGAAGACAGCGCGGGAGCAAGCCAAGATCGTGAAGAACATCTGAGGGTCGCGTCTTGGGCGAGACGAGCTTCGACGACCTGGTGCGCGTGATGGCCGCGCTCCGCGGACCCGGGGGATGCCCGTGGGACCGGCAACAGACCCACGAGTCGTTGCGACCTTACCTCCTGGAGGAGGCCTACGAGGTCCTCGATGCCGTCGACGCGCAGGATCCTCAGCGGCTGCGCGACGAACTCGGAGACCTGCTGCTTCAGGTGGTGTTCCACGCGCGCATCGCCGAGGAAGCCGGTCGGTTCACGATCGAGGACGTGATCTCGGGGATTCGCGACAAACTGGTGCGCCGCCACCCCCACGTCTTCCCGGACGCCCAGGGACGCATCGCGGAGGGCATCGACACCCCGCACAAAGTGAAGCAACGGTGGGAGGAGATCAAAAAGTCCGAGCGCGGCGAGCAGACGTCGGTGCTGGACGGCGTGGTCTCTGCGGTGCCGGCGCTGATGTGGGCCCAGGAGATCTACCGGAGGGTGTCTCAGACCGGCTTCGAGTGGCCGGACGCGCGGAGCGCGCTCGTGAAGGTCGACGAGGAACTGCGCGAACTCACCGAGGCCGTCGAGCGCCACGATGCATCCGCGGTGCATGAGGAGGTCGGCGACGTCCTGATGACGACCGTGAAGGTCGCGGCCTTCGTGGGGGTGGATGCCGAGCAGGCGCTGCGCGACACGTGTGCGAAGTTCATCCGCCGCTTCCGCTCCATGGAGAACCTGGCGGCCCAGCGCGGCCACCGGGTCGAGCAGATGTCTTTGCCGGACCTGGAGGGCCTGTGGCGGGAAGCGAAGGAGAGGGCGGGCAGCGGGTAGGGCCGCCGATCGAAGATCGGCTGGGTGGGCCGCAAGCCGTCGACCGCAGAGCCGTGCGCCTGGACAAGTTCCTGCAGGTCAGCCGCCTCGTCAAGCGCCGCACGCTGGCCGACGCGCTGTGCTCGAATCACCGGGTGCGCGTCAACGACCACGTGGCCAAGGCGTCGACCGCGGTGCGGGCGGGGGACATCATCGAGATCGACTTCGGCACCCGCAGGGTCACCGCGCGTGTGCTGAAGGTCCCCGACGGTGCGCCGCCGAAATCGGAAGCCGCCCTGCTCACCGAGATCGTGGACCGCAGCCGCGTACGGGAGGCGTGGTGACCGATCGCGACGAGGTTCCAAAGGAGCGCTTGAGGCGATGAGTTCGATCGTGGCGGTCTACGCGAGGGAAGTCCTCGACTCGCGCGGCAACCCGACGGTCGAGGTGGACGTGCACCTGGAGAGCGGCGCGACGGGGCGTGCGGCGGTCCCGTCCGGGGCCAGCACCGGTGTCCACGAGGCGGTCGAACTGCGCGACGGCGACGTCGCGCGCTACCTCGGCAGGGGCGTGCGGCGGGCCGTGCGCAACGTGCAGGAGCGGATCGCACCGGAGATCCTCGGACGCGACGCCGCCGACCAGGCCGGATTGGACCGACTCCTCTGCGAACTCGACGGGACGGCCGACAAGTCCGCGCTGGGCGCCAACGCCATCCTCGCGACCTCGCTGGCGGTCGCACGGGCGATGGCGTCCGAGCAGGGAGTCATGCTCTACCGCTATCTCGGAGGCGCGCTCGCCGACCTCTTGCCGGTCCCGCTGATGAACGTGATCAACGGCGGGGCCCACGCGGACAACGACCTGGACATCCAGGAGTTTATGATCGTTCCGGTGGGCGCGCCGTCGTTTGCCGACGCCCTCCGAATGGGCACGGAGACGTACCACCACCTCAAGGCCCTGCTGCGGGAGCGGGATCTCGACACGGGGGTGGGCGACGAAGGGGGCTTCGCGCCCGACCTGCCCGGAGCCGGGGCGGCGCTGGACCTGCTGGTGGGGGCGATCCGTCGGGCCGGTTATGAGCCGGGCCGCGAGATCGCGCTCGCGCTCGACGTCGCCGCCACCGAACTGTACCGGGACGGCCGATATCGCATCGACGGCAGGGCACTGGACGCCGACGGCGTCGTGGCCTACTACGAGAGTCTGATCGAGCAATACCCGATCCTGTCCATCGAGGACGGCATGAGCGAGGACGACTGGGATGGTTGGGGAATCCTGACGCAGGCGCTCGGCGGGCGGGTCCAGCTCGTCGGTGACGACCTGTTCGTCACGAACGTCGCCCGTCTGCGGGAGGGCATCGAACGGTCCGTGGCCAACGCGATCCTCGTCAAGCCCAACCAGATCGGCACACTCACCGAAACCTCTGGCGCCGTGCGGCTGGCCCAAGGGTCGCGTTACGGCGTCATCCTGTCCCACCGCTCTGGCGAGACCGAAGACGTGACGATCGCCGACCTCGCCGTTGCCTGCGGGTGTGGCCAGATCAAGACCGGCGCGCCCTGCCGGAGCGAGCGGGTGGCCAAGTACAATCAGTTGCTGCGGATCGAAGACGACCTGAAGACCGCGGCACGGTACGCCGGCCGCCAGGCCTTCGCGCGGTGAAGCCGCGGACTTCGAGAGCCAGACGCCGCCTGCACGTCCCCCGGGGATGGATCGTCCTATGGCTGCTGCTGGCTGCGGGCACCTCGGTGATCGGACGGTGGGTCACCGACGCCCCGCAGCAGGCCCTGCGGCTGCTGGGGCGAGATGTCCCGCAGCCCGTGCCGGCGCGCGGCATCCCGTTCGCCGAGCCGATCAACCGCGCCGCGGCCCGTCACGGGCTGGATCCGGCGCTCGTGGCGGCGGTGGTCGCGATCGAATCGAACTTCGACCCCGCTGCCTTATCCCCGAAGGGGGCGCGCGGTCTCATGCAGGTGATGCCCCAGACCTGGCCGGAAGTCGCGCCGGCGGCGTGCCGCGCCCCGGAGTGCGCCTTTCGGCCGGACGCCAACCTGGACGCCGGCGCCCGGTACCTGCGCAGGATGCTCGTGCGGTTCGGGGGTGACGTCGGGCTGGCCCTGGCCGCCTACAACGCGGGGCCGGAAGCCGTCGCACGATACGGCCGGCCCCGCTACCCGGAGACGGAGCGGTACGTGCGCAACGTCTCCCTGGCATGGCTGGAGATGCGGCGCGGTGCGGGTTTTCTGCACCCGTGGGCGTTGAGCGCCATCCGGTCGTTCGAGGTCTGGCAGGCGGCCTTTTGGGTCGGTCTCCTCGCGTGCGCGGGGGTCACCCTGGCGATCGTGCGGGCGGCCGTCGCGCGCTAGTGGCCGGCCCCCGTGCGTCGGGTCTGCGGCAGGAGATCGGATGGGTCTTCGGGAAGTTTCCGAGCGAAGGGTCGTAGCGGGGTCGCTGCACGCAGTGCGGGACGCAGCCAGGTCCGGGTCGCCGGCGACAGGAAGGCGGTCCGGGCCGTCGACGGAGCACACTCGTGGCAACACACGCAGCAGCGGCGTCTGCGGGCCGAACCGGACGCACGTCGCGACTCGCGCGCGGACTGCGCTTGGTCATCGCAGGGGTCCTGGTGGTGTCGTTCGCGGTATCCTTCGGACGGGCCGCATACCGTGTGTACCTGCTGGACCGACAGATTGCCGAGCTCGAACGGACCCGGTCGTCGCTGGTCGAGGAGAACGGGCGGTTGCGCGAGCAGATCCGGCTGTTGCAGCAGCCGGCGTACATCGAGCGTGTGGCGCGAGAGCAACTGGGCCTGGTCCGTCCGGGCGAGATCGCCGTCGTCCTGTTGCCCAGACCGACGCCGGACCCAACGCCCGAACCCGTCCCCTGAGGGGGCTGGACCCGGTCTTCCGTTGCGTTGACTCGGGCTGGCGGGGGCCGTAGAATGCAGCCGAATTTTCCGGACGGCAAGCCCGCAGGCGACATGGGCGCCGAAGGGAACGCCACGGTGCAGATCGGCCAGATCGTCGAGGGCGTGGTCGCGAAGATCACGAACTACGGCGCGTTCGTGGACCTCCCCAGCGGCCGCAGCGGGTTGGTTCACATCTCCGAGATCGCCGACACCTTCGTCCGCGACATCCGGGAGTATTTGCGCGAGGGCCAGACCGTCCGCGTGAAAGTTCTGGGCCTCAACGAGCGGGGCAAGCTCGACCTGTCCGTCAAACAGGCCCTCAGTCCCGAGGAGCGTGCCAACCGGCAGAAGCAGCGGACGACCTTCGAGGAGAAGCTGAAGGCCTTCCTCAAGCAGAGCGAGGAGCGGCTGCTCGACCTCAAGCGCAACACCGAGGCCAAGCGCGGCGGTCGCGGGCGCCGCCGGCGCTGATCCGATCCCCGAAGTCCACCTCAGCGTGGTTCCTCCGCGGACCCGTGGTGCTCGGCGCGCACCTACTCCGACAGCCCCAGCAGTTGCGCCACGCGTTCGAACGTCTGCCAGATGACCTCGTCGCGGGCGAGGGCACGAGAGGCGTCGCGGATGCCGGTGAGTTCGTCGACCCCGGCCAGCTGGCGCTCCATCTCGGCGATCGCGTCGCGGATCTCGTTGATCTCCCATCGGAAGGCGACCTCGGGCAAGAGCGCCGCGGCGCGGGCGAGCGCTTCCCGTTCGGTCTTGCGGGCCAGGCGGTCCATCTCGAGCGCTTCGAGTTTCGTGAAGGCCACCAGCCCGCGGCGCTCGGCGATGGCTTCGTGGATGACGGTGCGGATCTGCGCGACGATCTGCTCTTCGGTCACGGCGTCGAAGAGCGCGGTTGACTCGGCCGCGGGTCGTCAGTCGCCCGCCGCCTCGGCAACGCGCCGCACCTCCTGGTCCTCGTACTGGAGGCGGTAGAGCTTCGCGTAGATGCCACCTTGGGCGAGCAGCTCCCGGTGCGTTCCCTGCTCAGCGATCCTGCCCTTGTGCAGCACGATGATACGGTCGACGTGCTGGATCGTCGAGAGGCGGTGGGCGATGATGATCGAGGTGCGGTTGCGCAGCACCCGGGCCATCGCCTCCTGGATCAGCATCTCCGTCTCGGTGTCCACGCTGCTCGTGGCCTCGTCGAGGACCAGGAGGACCTCGGGGTTGTGGGCGATCGCGCGTGCAAACGCGATCAGCTGTTTCTGCCCCACCGACAGGCGCGCGCCGCGCTCGCGCACGTCCGTCTGGTAGCCTTCGGGCAACCGCTCGATGAACCGGTGGGCGCCGACGTACTCCGCGGCCCTGCGCACCTGTTCCGGCGTGATCTCCCTGTTGCCCAGGCGGATGTTGTCCTCGATCGTGCCCGCGAACAAAAAGACGTCCTGCAGCACCAGCCCGATGTGGCGGCGCAGCTCCTGCTGGCGCAGCTGCCGTACGTCGACGCCGTCGATGCGCACCTGTCCGCGCTGCGGG includes:
- a CDS encoding transglycosylase SLT domain-containing protein — translated: MKPRTSRARRRLHVPRGWIVLWLLLAAGTSVIGRWVTDAPQQALRLLGRDVPQPVPARGIPFAEPINRAAARHGLDPALVAAVVAIESNFDPAALSPKGARGLMQVMPQTWPEVAPAACRAPECAFRPDANLDAGARYLRRMLVRFGGDVGLALAAYNAGPEAVARYGRPRYPETERYVRNVSLAWLEMRRGAGFLHPWALSAIRSFEVWQAAFWVGLLACAGVTLAIVRAAVAR
- a CDS encoding septum formation initiator family protein — encoded protein: MATHAAAASAGRTGRTSRLARGLRLVIAGVLVVSFAVSFGRAAYRVYLLDRQIAELERTRSSLVEENGRLREQIRLLQQPAYIERVAREQLGLVRPGEIAVVLLPRPTPDPTPEPVP
- the eno gene encoding phosphopyruvate hydratase, with product MSSIVAVYAREVLDSRGNPTVEVDVHLESGATGRAAVPSGASTGVHEAVELRDGDVARYLGRGVRRAVRNVQERIAPEILGRDAADQAGLDRLLCELDGTADKSALGANAILATSLAVARAMASEQGVMLYRYLGGALADLLPVPLMNVINGGAHADNDLDIQEFMIVPVGAPSFADALRMGTETYHHLKALLRERDLDTGVGDEGGFAPDLPGAGAALDLLVGAIRRAGYEPGREIALALDVAATELYRDGRYRIDGRALDADGVVAYYESLIEQYPILSIEDGMSEDDWDGWGILTQALGGRVQLVGDDLFVTNVARLREGIERSVANAILVKPNQIGTLTETSGAVRLAQGSRYGVILSHRSGETEDVTIADLAVACGCGQIKTGAPCRSERVAKYNQLLRIEDDLKTAARYAGRQAFAR
- a CDS encoding S1 RNA-binding domain-containing protein → MGAEGNATVQIGQIVEGVVAKITNYGAFVDLPSGRSGLVHISEIADTFVRDIREYLREGQTVRVKVLGLNERGKLDLSVKQALSPEERANRQKQRTTFEEKLKAFLKQSEERLLDLKRNTEAKRGGRGRRRR
- a CDS encoding peptidylprolyl isomerase gives rise to the protein MRNPLGSLLRNRTAWVASVLALALVVGATVVAVRALRPRSAVAATVNGEPIYTAEVDRYVREIGQQYGIDFTQGEGPKQRKELADSILDQLIDRALILQEARRRNLLASDTDVDARVAEIRGSFPSQADFESALKVRGLSVADLRDRIRFDLTAQKLIAGISQPQVSEAEVRQYFAQNRSTFDQPAQARVRHILVKTESEARIVLARLRAGEDFAAVARELSQDPGSKDQGGELGPIQRGQTVPEFDRAAFSLPVGQISDPVKTSFGYHILQVQERTAAKPATLEGAREQIVRVLTDRKRRAAFEAWLKTAREQAKIVKNI
- a CDS encoding RNA-binding S4 domain-containing protein; this encodes MAGSEGEGGQRVGPPIEDRLGGPQAVDRRAVRLDKFLQVSRLVKRRTLADALCSNHRVRVNDHVAKASTAVRAGDIIEIDFGTRRVTARVLKVPDGAPPKSEAALLTEIVDRSRVREAW
- the mfd gene encoding transcription-repair coupling factor translates to MSLRGLVPLVDKWEPFVALRGAVRSGDGIPWVTGPSGSYKALLMCALLSAEGDRPVFVLTAGREAAERLCDDVAAFAPSLRDRIRLFPPAESLPHDELPPSPETVGERLRALRDLASRQPVVVAAPVAAVQRRVARPEVIRGAMLELRADQQVALESVVGRLAAGGYERVSLVQSQGAFAARGGIVDVYPPGSEYPVRIEWFGDVIESIRVFDVQTQRSERRQDSVAIPPAAEPEGDLCVVDLLPDGALLVLDEPVELEHQAHSVHRAALEVERQLWERGVAPLPYLSWNEIRERARRLRVLPVSALHGPPEGQPGLALAAGAVDPFAGQVGSLAQEVQRWQRSGQRVVVASAQAHRVAEVLADHGVAVDTAPDLDAPPAPGSAVAVPIALSGGFRIADVGLVVVTDAEVLGWRRRRRKFRVAKEGAILRSWTDVRPGDLVVHVHHGIGRFVGVTRKAIDGAERDYLHLAYAEGDALYVPTDQIGLVQRYVGVEGAEPRIHRLGTAEWDREKRKVREATQQIARELLEIYARREMARGHAFAPDSPWQRELEASFQFEETPDQWQAIQDVKRDMEAPKPMDRLVAGDVGYGKTEVALRAAFKAVMDGKQVAVLVPTTLLAQQHYGVFASRFAAFPVRVEMVSRFRSPQQTRAVLDGLRTGEVDVVIGTHRLLQKDVRFRDLGLVIIDEEQRFGVRHKERLKQLRASVDVLTLTATPIPRTLHMSLVGLRDMSVMETPPDARQPIRTVIEEDDDAIVQEAIRREMSRGGQVYVVHNRVQTIERAARRIQAIVPDARVAIAHGQMPEARLEKVMVDFVGGRYDVLVCTTIVEIGIDIPQVNTIIVQDAHQMGLAQLYQLRGRVGRADRQAYAYLVYPRGVRLTEEAAARLQAMREFVELGSGLRLAMRDLEIRGAGNLLGPEQHGHVAAVGFDLYTRLLDEAIRRLRGEFVEEAPDPVIELRLPAFLPESYIPDEPQRLSVYRRLAALRSSEEAAALRDELRDRYGAPPEPVTNLIEIATLREHARAVGAVSVTQGPRGVLIRMRGGLSPREKTWLPVEFRGRVRAVPEGLLLTDAADALAVRAVRDVLDALARLRQQGRVGSERLPAGGIRA
- the mazG gene encoding nucleoside triphosphate pyrophosphohydrolase gives rise to the protein MGETSFDDLVRVMAALRGPGGCPWDRQQTHESLRPYLLEEAYEVLDAVDAQDPQRLRDELGDLLLQVVFHARIAEEAGRFTIEDVISGIRDKLVRRHPHVFPDAQGRIAEGIDTPHKVKQRWEEIKKSERGEQTSVLDGVVSAVPALMWAQEIYRRVSQTGFEWPDARSALVKVDEELRELTEAVERHDASAVHEEVGDVLMTTVKVAAFVGVDAEQALRDTCAKFIRRFRSMENLAAQRGHRVEQMSLPDLEGLWREAKERAGSG